Part of the Echeneis naucrates chromosome 1, fEcheNa1.1, whole genome shotgun sequence genome, TGATCTTTCTTGAAGCAGGTATGTTCACTTTTTTGCTTCTATCTCtatttggtgtgtttgtgggaggCATCTTTCTCTGGTGGACTTTCTAAAGTCGACTTCCtgattgtgttgttgctttttttggcAATTGTAAACTGTGTTGACTTCTAAGTATTGGTGagaaaattttttaaattagcaaaaaaaaataaaataaaataaaataaacaagaccTGTTAGTAAGCAGTTCACCTTTCAAAGGCAGAAAGACTAGACTGACACTGACGCTGGTTCattttttttgagaaatataagcttcatgttttaaaaacattccAATGAAATGTTGCTGAAGGTTCACTGTATCCAGGGTGTTTTACACTGAGAAAGTACAAGTAAAATCTTCTGATGTGACACATCCTCAAGAATCTACAACCAACTCCAGTTCCCCGATTTACTTTTTGCAGACTTGAATTAAGCAATTAAAAGAgaataaacaaatcaaagacacagaggaaaCTGTGCCAAAGGGGCAGTAAAAGCTTAAGGTCGGTCTGTTTACATAAATACATGCAATAAAGTTAATGAGCTCAAcagctgtttgaaaatgtaaagaaaatcTGACTTCCGCGGTggattctctttgctcttttgtaGGATCATGGGAAACTGAAGCAGTGTCACTAACCGGAAATCTTCACAGCGATATCACCATAAAGTGCTCTCATGCCAATGCCTATTCCAACATGAAATACTTCTGCAAGGGGGCGTGTAACTATGAAGACGTCCTAATAACCAGCAAAGAAAAGATTCTGGGGCGATACAGTATTAAAGATGAAGGAAACACATTCTTTGTGACCATTCAACGTTTGACACAGGAGGACGCAGGGACTTATTGGTGTGGGATAGACAGAGTGGGTGCTGACACATTTATTCAGGTGGTCCTCTCAGTTGTAAAGGGTGAGTTGATTCAGCATTGTGTATGAAAACTATGACGCCTCATCACTTTCATGATTCGTCCTTTTGTGTGAGTTCAGTTCACCAGCATGTGCTCAGTATTTCACAACACTGTCAATGTTTTGCCtaagttttgctttttctccacaggaagaaagaaattaaacacaaacacagcagacgGCATATAATAACTGAGAACAGATGAGTTAgtcttttccttattttttctttttttttagggaaAGCGCAGGATGCTGATTTGTTGAATTCAATTGCAGgtacaaataaaaatgctttctgGTACTataatatgtctgtgtgtgaggcaAAGTCCTGAGTGATCCAACCTTACTGAGGTGTGATGTCTCTTTTCCAGAGAAGCTGGTGTACATTGGAGCAGGCCTCGGGGTTGCTGTGCTGGTGATGGTACTGGTGATAGTCTTCAGATGCCGAAAAAGAGACAGTGCGTCTTCAGGTATTAAACAAGCTGACGCATATCATATTATTTTTGGAATATTTTGAATATCATGGCATTTCAATCACCCATGGTCGATCACATCAGCCACAACTCTCAGGGTTCAGCGAGACTGAGTGGCAGAGCTTAACAACACCTTCCCCTCCAACATGAAACATGTGGCTGTCATCTTTGAAATCGGTTGGCAATCAACGAATACCCAAATATTAACAAGTCATTTATGAAGCTAGTCTTCACAACTGCTCTGAAAGCTGCAGAAGGTCTTGTAGcaacaaacacagaagcacTGCCTGCGGCCCTCTAACCAAGTTTGGCCATCATTTCATTCCGATCCTTTGAGGAACTAAACTTAAAGTAATAACTTCTGCATTTACTGTAAGTAATGGAAACAGCTGAAAGGAGAAAACTGCAACAGTCTTTAAACCAGCTCAAAATTTCATTATGAGGAAATCTACAGGAGGGATTATGCATGGGGCCTTGCAAAATTGCAACCAAAACCAAATGACATATAGACAAAACATGAACCTCCAGCCAGGGCAGTCAACCACgtacaaaatgaaaatacagcatGTTTGATGCACATTTTGAACTGTAACTATTTGTATGCCTGAGGAGGGAGCATGGGAGGGAGAATCACAGGACACTCAAACAAACTTGTGGTTTGCATTTTGCCATCTATCCTTTCACAAAAGAAACACCCAGGCGATTCCTCCAATTTTCATGGTAAGTATCGTTTGGTGGAATTTTTTCCTATTtgagaaaaaggacaaattttCCCATAAAATTAAGCATTTGGTGGCTTTTGGACTATTTGActcaaatgaaaggaaatgaaaccaATTTGTAATTTCATGAAATAGACATGAACACattgtttatctgttttgtttttcttttaattcacatttaaagGAGCATGGATACTGCTtcttgattaattttttttttatttttttaggaagTAGAGGATAGTTTAACTCTTAgttgttttaaaagtgaaacaaGATGCACACCATGTGAACACTTCCTCTCCAACAGCTCAAGAGGATGAAGTATCAAATGGCAGGACTGACCGCACAGAAAATCTTCACTCTGACGTCGTTTTGTCGGAGGCTGGGAAACCACCAGGTGGCCTCTGTTATTCCACTGTCAGCTTCATAAAGTCCAGAGATGAGAGCATGGCTGCACCTCTACCAGCAACAGTGACTTACTCCACCATTGCAGACATGTCGACAGATGAAATAGCCGTCTGTGGTAATGTCTGAACGTGTCATGCTAAAGAACTAATACTTTAGCTGCTGCTCACATGTATCTCTAAGATTAAGTTCAGAAGTTGGTGTAagtttatcattttaatataaataaatataatttattaattgtTCGCAGTGCAGATAACATGAGATGAGATGACATTTAGACAGCCTATTGAAAAATCACTGACAAATTATATCTTTactgtgataaaataaaattgtaatttcATTAAATAGAATTTCTTCTCTGGGATTTCTGTATTCTCCATGACAGTGTTTTCCTGATTATAATGAAGAAGTGAAACTTCAAGACACACAACTTGCACAAACAGAGACCCACGCAGCTGGAATATAATAGAAACTGAGCAAGACATAAGGAAGCGGCTGAGTCTCAGCT contains:
- the LOC115043728 gene encoding uncharacterized protein LOC115043728 isoform X3, giving the protein MHADNLCNMEIIFLCLIFLEAGSWETEAVSLTGNLHSDITIKCSHANAYSNMKYFCKGACNYEDVLITSKEKILGRYSIKDEGNTFFVTIQRLTQEDAGTYWCGIDRVGADTFIQVVLSVVKGKAQDADLLNSIAEKLVYIGAGLGVAVLVMVLVIVFRCRKRDSASSGGSMGGRITGHSNKLVVCILPSILSQKKHPGDSSNFHAQEDEVSNGRTDRTENLHSDVVLSEAGKPPGGLCYSTVSFIKSRDESMAAPLPATVTYSTIADMSTDEIAVCVFS
- the LOC115043728 gene encoding uncharacterized protein LOC115043728 isoform X6, giving the protein MHADNLCNMEIIFLCLIFLEAGSWETEAVSLTGNLHSDITIKCSHANAYSNMKYFCKGACNYEDVLITSKEKILGRYSIKDEGNTFFVTIQRLTQEDAGTYWCGIDRVGADTFIQVVLSVVKGKAQDADLLNSIAEKLVYIGAGLGVAVLVMVLVIVFRCRKRDSASSAQEDEVSNGRTDRTENLHSDVVLSEAGKPPGGLCYSTVSFIKSRDESMAAPLPATVTYSTIADMSTDEIAVCGNV